The Rhodococcus antarcticus DNA segment CTGCGCCGGGCCCTGCGCACCCACCCCTGCCACGGCTGCGAGCACCGCGAGGACCACGCCCGCTGGGCCGAGCGTCACGACAGGCTGCAGCGCGAGACCGAGTCGCTGCGCCAGCGGGTCGCCTCCACCACGCACTCGCTGGCACGCTCCTTCGACCGCATCCGGGCGCTGCTCACCGAGCGCGGCTACCTCACGGGCACCGGGTCGGAGCAGCAGGTCAGCACGGACGGGCGCCGGCTCGAGCGCATCTACTCCGAGTCCGACCTGCTCGTCGCCGAGTGCCTGCGCCGTGGCACCTGGGAGGGGCTCACCGCGGCCGAGCTGGCGTCGGTCGTCTCGGCGGTGGTCTTCGAGAGCCGCCGCGAGGCCGAGACCCTGCCCCGGGTCCCCGCAGGGTCCGTGAGCACGGCCCTCGCGGACACGGTGCGGCTGTGGGCCGAGCTCACCGACGACGAGCGGCGCCACAAGATCGCCCCCACCCGCGAGCCGGACCTGGGTTTCGCCTGGCCGGTGCACCGCTGGGCGCGGGGCGAGTCGCTGGCCACCGTGCTCGCCGCGGCCGGTGAGAACGGGCAGCAGCTCTCGGCGGGGGACTTCGTTCGCTGGTGCCGGCAGGTGGTGGACCTGCTCGACCAGGTTCGGGTCGCCTCGGGGTCGGACCCCCTCGGCCGGGTGGCGGCGGATGCCGTCCGCGCGGTGCGGCGCGGCGTGGTCGCGCTCGGCACCGCCTAGGAAGCCGTGCGCGCGGGTTCCGCCGAGGGCGATCCGCCGGCGACGCGCTGTGGTTGGATCGCGCTGCGAGATCGCAGCGGCGGCTCGGGGGGCGGTACCACCAGGTCGGAGTCCCCGTTGCGCACCGGCCGGCCGACTTCCGGAGGAATCCATGAGCACCCCGTACAACCCGAACGAGCCGCAGCAGGGCGGGGGCTCACCGCAGCCGTACCAGGGTTCCTACGGTGCGCCGGAGCAGGGTTCGGACCCGCAGCAGCCCCAGCGGGGCGGCTACGGCCAGCAGGGTGACCAGCCCCAGCAGCCGTGGGGCCAGCAGCCCCAGCAGCCGTGGGGCCAGCAGCCCCAGCAGGGCGGCTACGGCCAGCAGCCCCAGCAGCCGTGGGGCCAGCAGGGCGGCTACGGCCAGCAGCCCCAGCAGCCGTGGGGCCAGCAGGGCGGCTACGGCCAGCAACAGCCCTACGGCCAGAGCCCGTTCGGTGGCGCGCCCGCGAAGAGCGGGAGCAAGCTGCCGCTGATCATCGGCGGGGTGGTGGCTCTGGTGGTCGTCATCGTGCTCGTTCTCGGGTTCACCGGTCCGGCGTTCTTCACGGGCGGCAAGACGTTCGACCAGACGGCGCTGCAGAGCGGGGTGCAGGGGATCCTCACCAGCAGCTACGGGCAGAAGGTCGACTCCGTCACCTGCCCGGCCGCCCAGAAGGTCGAGACGGGCAGCACGTTCACCTGCCGGGCCAGCATCGGCGGCAAGGACACGCCCGTGACCGTGACGGTGAAGGACAGCGGCGGCACCTACGAGGTGGCCCGCCCCTGACGGTGCGGGTGCCGGCGGGCCGGATCCGGATGGGATGATCGGGGTCGTGCCTGCCGTCCCCGTCGTCCTGTCCGCCGAGCGCCACCGGGAGGCCGCGGAGGTCTTCGGCGGCGCGTACCTCGTCGGTCCGGTCACCGACCGCATGTGGTCCCGCTCGGCAGCCACGTACAAGGGCAGCACGGTGCACGCCGTGCTCGAGGACGACGACAGCATCGGCGCCGTGGCCCGTGCGTTCGACGTGACGCTCGCCGTTCCCGGCGGTTGCGTCCCCGCCGCCGGGGTGAGCAGCGTCGGGGTCCGCGCTGATCGTCGTCGGCGCGGCCACCTGCGCTCGCTGATGACCGCACAGCTGGAGCACCTGCGCGCAGCAGGTGCGGTCGCCGCGACCCTGCGGGCCACCGAGGCCACGATCTACGAGCGCTTCGGCTACGGGGTGGCCAGCTCCTACGGCACGCTGACCGTCGACCGGGCCCGGGCTCGGCTGCGGGCGGGGGCGGCGCCGGAGCGCGCGCTGCGCCTGGTGAACCCCACCGCTGCGCTGCAGCTGCTGCCGCAGGTCCACGACCGGTTGGTGAGGTCCCGGCCGGGCGCCATCAGCCGTCCCACGTGGTGGTGGACCAACCAGGTGGCGCGGATGCTCGACAAGGACGAGCCGCTGTGGGTGCTGTGCACCGAGGACGGCGACGGCGAGGTGGACGGGTGGGTGGTCTACACCGCCACCCACACCGACACCGCGAGCGGGGAGCACCGCGCTCAGGTCAGCGTGATCGACCTGGTGGGCGCAACCCCCGAGGTGGAGCTCGCGCTCTGGCAGGCGGCCATGGCCATCGACCTCGCCGAGACGGTGGTCGCCCAGGGACGGCCCCTCGACGACGGCCTCCCGCTGGCGCTCGTCGACCCCCGCGCGGCACGCCTGTCGGCGGTGGAGGACGAGACGTGGCTGCGGCTGCTCGACGTGCCCACCGCACTGTCCGCGCGGACCTACGGGTCCGCGGACGCCGTGGTGCTCGGGGTCGACGACCAGCTGGTGCCGGGGAACTCCGGTCGCTACCGGGTGGGTCCGGACGGTGCCGAGCGGACCGAGGCGGCCGTGGAGGTCGAGATCGGGGTGTCCGAGCTGGCGTCGGTGTACCTGGGCGGCACCCGGTTCGCGGCGCTGGCCACGGCCGGACGGGTCCGTGGCGACGCCCCCGCGCTGCGCCGGGCCGACCTGCTGTTCGCCGCTGATCGGGCACCCTGGTCGGGCACCTACTTCTAGCGGCCCAGCGGGTCCCGGATTCTCAGCGACGCTCGGCCATGGCGTCCACGAGGCGCTTCAGCGAGCTCGACAGGCCCCACCGCTGCGCCAGGGCCACGAGCGCGGCAGGGTCGACGGGGGTGTCGGGGAGGACGTCGCTGCCGGAGAGCTGCACGGGCGCGTCGGTGACCACCCGCACCACGGGCAGCGCCGCGTCGAGGTAGTCCCGGGCGTCGGCCAGCCGGGCGCGCGGACCTCTGGCCAGCGACGAGCCGGGGTCGTCCACGGCGGTCCGGATCGCGGCCAGCGACCCGTGCTCCAGCAGCAGCCGCGAGGCCGTCTTCTCGCCGATTCCGGTCACCCCGGGCAGGCCGTCGGAGGGGTCACCGCGCAGCAGCGCGAGCTCCACGTACGCCGTCCCGGCCCGCCCTGCGGGCACCCCGTAGCGCTGCGCCACCTCGGCGGGGCCGAACATCTCGGCCTTGGCCAGACCGCGGCCCACGTAGAGCACCCGCACCGGCACCGGGTCGTCGGCGACCACCTGCAGCAGGTCCCGGTCCCCGCTCACCACCACGACCGGGTCGGTGCGCTCCCGCGCGGCCAGGGTGCCGAGCACGTCGTCGGCCTCCATGTCGGCCGCCCCGGCCGTGGCGATCCCGGCGGCCGCGAGCACCTCGAGGATCACCGGTACCTGGTGTGCGAGCTCGTCGGGGGCGTCCTCGGTGTGGTCGGTGCCCGCCACCGCGCGGTGAGCCTTGTAGGAGGGCACCAGGTCCACCCGCCACCGGGGCCGCCAGTCCAGGTCCAGGCAGACCACGAGCCGCCCCGGGTGCTCGCGGCGCACCAGCGAGGCGACCATGTCGGTGAACCCGCGGACGGCGTTGACCGGGCGCCCGTCGGGACCGGTGAGCGAGGTGGGGAGCCCGTGGAAGGCCCTGAACCACAGGCTGGCGCCGTCCAGCAGCATCAGGGGAGGTGTCACCCGGTCGATCCTGCTGGTCGGCGACGAGCGGGTCCAGCAGCCCGGCGATGCGGGTGCAGCCGGCGGTGGTGGGGTGGAGCGCCGCGGCGGTCCCGTTCGGCCCGACGAGCCGGTTCTGCCCCTCGCTGCTGGGGTCCGCGCCCCCGGTGGACGCCTCGTGCCCGGCCATCGAGGTGGAGAGGTTCTCGGCGCTCGTCCGCACCGCCGTCGAGAGCGCCGGGACGGCCGAGGTGCGCAGCCAGACCAGGGTCTGGTGGCCGGGCCGGCGGCACGGATCAAGGTGCAGGACCCTAGGGGGCGAGCAGGGAGGCTGAGCCGAGGACGCGGGTCACGGCCACCTCGACCACCACGCGGGCGGGGTTCACCCGCGGCTGGCGGTAGCGGGCGGCGTACCGGGCGACGGCGTCGGCAACTGCGGCGGGGTCGTCGGAGACCGAGCTGGTGCCCTCCAGGGTCAACCACCGTGCGCCGTCGACCTGGCAGATCGCGACCCGGCCACCGCGCGCCGCGAGCCGCGCCTTCACGCTGGTCCCGCTGGTGATGACGCGGGCGAGGCGGCGCTCGGGGTCCCAGGTGAAGCCGACCGGCACCACGTGCGGGCTGCCGTCGCTGCGCAGCGTCGTCAGGGTGGCGAGGTGGCGCACGGTGAGGAGCTCGAGCGCGTCGGCGTTCAGGTCGGCGGGGGAGTGGGTCACCGGCTCATCCTGCTCGTCCCCACCCGCGGTCGTGCGTGCTGGTGGGGTCCCCGTCCCCGGTCCTCACGCACGGGTCGCGAAGCGACTCATCGCCTCCTGCATGATCACCCGCTTCTCCGGGTGGCCCTTGTGTCCGGCTCCCTCGACCACGTGCAGCTCCGCGCCCGGCCACGCCCGGGCCAGCTCCCAGGCGGTGTCCGCGGGGCCGCTGAGGTCGAGGCGACCGTGCACCAGCACCCCGGGGATACCGGCGAGCCTGCCGGCGGCGCGGACCAGCGCGCCCTCCTCCAGCCAGGCCCCGTGCCCGTAGTAGTGCGCGCAGATCCGGGCGAGGGCGACCAGGGCGTCGTCGGGCCGGTCTCCGTACAGGTTCGGTGTGCCGGTGGTCTCGGTGGAGAGCACCGCGTCCTCCCAGGTGGCCCAGCGGACCGCGGCGCGCTGGCGCACCCGCGGGTCGGGATCGGCGAGCAGGCGTCCGTACGCCGCGAGCAGGTGCGGGGTGTCCCCGTCACGATCGGGCTCGTCCACCCCGTCGCGGAAGGCCTCCCACTGCTCGGGGAAGAAGCGGCCCGCCCCCCGGTAGAGCCAGTCCACCTCGCTGCGGCGGGTGGTGGTGATGGCCGACAGCACGATCTCGGTGACCCGCTCCGGGTGGCGCTGCGCGTAGGCCAGCGCCAGGGTCGAGCCCCAGGAGCCGCCGGTGAGCATCCACCGCTCGATGCCCAGGTGACCGCGGAGGCGCTCCAGGTCGGCCACCAGGTGCTCGGTGGTGTTCACCGACAGGTCGGTGGCCGGATCGCTGGCGTGCGGGGTGCTCAGCCCGCAGCCGCGCTGGTCGAGCAGCACCATCCGGTAGGCGGGGTGCAGGGCCCGTGCCATGGCGGTGGTGCACCCGGAGCCGGGCCCACCGTGCACCATGACCACGGGCTTGCCGTCCGGGTCACCGTGCTGGGAGTAGTGCACCCGGTTGCCATCGCCGACGTCGAGCATCCCCTCGTCGAAGGGGACCTCGTGGTTCTCCAGCTCGTCGCCGCTCACGCCCGTGACGCTATCGCCGCCCCGACTGTGAAGGATTTCTCGCGTCCTGGGTCCAGAAAGCACGCACGGGTCGGCTACCGAGCTCGCGAGGTGGACGACATGTGGAAGTCCGGGATCCGCATCGGCCCGACGGCGGTGCGGGTGAACCAGTCCTTCCACTCCCGCGCCAGGGTGCGCTCGGTGGCACCGACCTCGGTGACCCGCCGCAGCAGGTCCAGCGGGCTCTCGTTGAACCGGAAGTTGTTCACCTCGCCGATGACCTTGCCGTCCTCCACGAGGTACACCCCGTCCCGGGTGAGCCCGGTGACGAGCAGCGTGGCCGGGTCGACCTCGCGGATGTACCACAGGCACGTCAGCAGCAGCCCGCGCTCGGTGCTCGCGACCATGTCCCCGATGGTCGCACCGGACCCGCCGGTGAGCAGCAGGTTGTCCCCGGGGACGGCCACCGGCGCGCCGAACTCGGTGGCCGCGGCCCGCGGGTAGGTCAGGGCGTTGACCACCCCGTCGCGGACCAGCTCCACCCGCTCGGCCGCCAGTCCGTTGTCGAACACCGAGGTGGAGTCGTCGGAGTGGGTGGTGGCCACGAACGGCGCGTACTCCAGGCCCGGGGCGTGCGGGTCGAAGGCCAGGGTGAGCGGCAGATCGGTGAGCTTCTCCCCGATGCGGGTGCCGCCGGCCCGGGAGAGGGCGGTGTGGCCCTCCTGGGCACCACGGCCCTCCATGGACCACGCCAGGTAGATCATCAGGTCCGCGGCGGCCGACGGCGGCAGCAGCGTCTCGTAGCGCCCGGCGGGCAGCTCCACCTGCGTGCGACCCCAGCCGAGGCGGGTGGAGAGGTCGGCGAGGATGCTGGGCAGGTCCACGTCGGTGAAGTCCCTGGTGCTCACCCCGCCCCAGGCGCTGGAGCCGTCCCGCTTCGCGTTGACCTCCACCGAGCCCGTGGGCTGGGTGAAGCGGCGGCGCAGCCCGGTGGAGCTGCCCAGCCACGTGGTGTGCAGCTGGTGCTCGGCGAAGCCGTACAGCACGTCCTGGCCCCGGAACCCGGCGGCGAGCTCGGTGGCCAGGGTGTCGAAGACCGTGACGTCGGTCTGCGCGGCCGCACCGTCCCAGCCGGCCTCCTCCGCACCCCCGGTGACCAGGGGGGCGGCGTCACGTGCGGGTCCGGCCGCCCGGGCCGCCTCCTCGCTGGCGCGGACCACGGCGGTGACCTCGGCCGGGTCGACGCTGGTGGAGGTGACGACGCCGACGCTCGTGCCGAGCACGCTCACCACGGCCCAGGAGCGCGAGGTGCTCACGCCGTTCGTGGTCATGGTGGAGTTCGCCCACCGCAGCGAGGCCTCGGAGGCGTCGGTGACCAGCACCACGCACCCGTCGGCGGAGGACTGCGAGAGGGCGGACTCGACGAGGTCCTGTGCGGGGATCATGCGCCTGCCTCGTTCCGGGTGTTGAGGACGTTGATGCCGCGGAACAGGGCGGACGGGCAGCCGTGGCTGACCGCGGCGACCTGGCCGGGCTGGGCCTTGCCGCAGTTGAAGGCACCGCCCAGGCGCCACGTGGACGGCCCGCCCACCGCCTCCATCGAGCCCCAGAACTCGGTGGTCGTCGCCTGGTAGGCGACGTCGCGGAGCTGGCCGGAGAGCACGCCGTCGGTGATCTTGTAGAACCGCTGGCCGGTGAACTGGAAGTTGTAGCGCTGCATGTCGATCGACCACGACTTGTCGCCGACGACGTACACGCCGTCCTGCACGCGCGAGATCAGCTCCTCGGTGGTGGTGTCGGTGACGGGGTCCGGCTGCAGGCTCACGTTCGCCATCCGCTGGATGGGCACGTGGTGCGGGGAGTCGGCGTAGGAGCAGCCGTTGGAGCGCTCCAGCCCGAGTCGCGGGGCGAACACCCGGTCCAGCTGGTACCCCACCAGCACCCCGTCGCGGACGAGGTCCCAGTCCTGGCCGGACACCCCGTCGTCGTCCCAGCCGACGGAGGACAACCCGTGCGGCGTGGTGCGGTCGGCCGTGACGTGCATGACGTCGGTGCCGTAGCGCAGGGTCCCGAGCAGGTCGGGGGTGGCGAACGAGGTGCCCGCGTAGGCCGCCTCGTAGCCGATCGCCCGGTCGTACTCGGTGGCGTGGCCGATGGACTCGTGGATGGTCAGCCACAGGTTCGAGGGATCGATGACGAGGTCCGTCGGGCCCCCGACCACGCTGGGCGCCTTCACCTTCTCGGCCAGCAGCTCGGGGATCTGCGCGAGCTCGGCGTCCCAGTCCCAGGTGCCGCCGCCCAGGTACTCCCAGCCGCGCCCCACCGGCGGAGCGAGGGTGCGCATCGTCTCGAAGGCACCGGCCGACCTGTCGACGGTGGTGGCCTCCACCTCCGGGTGCAGCCGCACGCGCTGCTGCACGGTGCAGGTGCCCGCGAGGTCGGCGTAGAACGTCTGCTCCTTGACCTGCAGGCAGGACGCGCTGACGTGGTCCACGCCGTCCGAGGCGAGCAACCGCCCGCAGTACTCGCCCAGCAGCGCCACCTTGTCCGCGGTGGGCACGGTGAACGGGTCCACCTCGTACGGCGAGACGTAGGTGGACGGGGCGTCCAGCGAGCCGTGCACGACCTCCGCGGCGAGCACCACCGGGTCGGCGTTGAGCGCGCGGAGCGCCCGGGCCACCTGGACGGCGCGCTCCGCCGTGGCGACCGCGACAGCGGGGCTGAGCTCGGCGTGGCTGGCGAAGCCCCAGGTGCCGTCCACCACCACACGGACCGCGAACCCGACGCTGGACGAGTCGATCGCCGACTGGACGGCCCCGTCGCGCAGGCTGAGGTCCTGGGTCAGCAGCCGGTGCACGCGGACGTCGGCGTGGGTGGCGCCCAGCTCGCGGGCCCGGCCCAGCCCCGCGTCGGCCACCGCTCGCAGCGGCAGGGCCAGGAACTCGGGGTTGACCGCGCGGGGGCTCACCGTCGGCACGCTAGTGCTCGACCGCGGGACGACTGGGGACCGGGCCTCCACGGCCCCCCCACGGCTCCGCACGGCCCGGTGGCGCTCCACGGTTCCGGAGCCGAGAAACCCCGAGCTGCCGCGCGGGTGGTGCCGGGCACGGCAGGGTGGTGCCCATGATCACCGTCGAGCACCTGACCAAGTCGTACGGGGCGACTCGCGCCGTCGACGACCTCACGTTCACGATCAGACCTGGCGCGGTCACCGGGTTCCTCGGACCCAACGGCGCCGGCAAGTCCACCACCATGCGGATGATCCTGGGCCTCGACCGCCCCACCGCCGGCACCGCGCTCATCGGGGGCAAGCGCTACGCCGAGCTCAAGCAGCCGCTGCGCGAGGTGGGCGCCCTCCTCGACGCGAAGTGGGTGCACCCCAACCG contains these protein-coding regions:
- a CDS encoding DUF4333 domain-containing protein, producing MSTPYNPNEPQQGGGSPQPYQGSYGAPEQGSDPQQPQRGGYGQQGDQPQQPWGQQPQQPWGQQPQQGGYGQQPQQPWGQQGGYGQQPQQPWGQQGGYGQQQPYGQSPFGGAPAKSGSKLPLIIGGVVALVVVIVLVLGFTGPAFFTGGKTFDQTALQSGVQGILTSSYGQKVDSVTCPAAQKVETGSTFTCRASIGGKDTPVTVTVKDSGGTYEVARP
- a CDS encoding GNAT family N-acetyltransferase, whose amino-acid sequence is MPAVPVVLSAERHREAAEVFGGAYLVGPVTDRMWSRSAATYKGSTVHAVLEDDDSIGAVARAFDVTLAVPGGCVPAAGVSSVGVRADRRRRGHLRSLMTAQLEHLRAAGAVAATLRATEATIYERFGYGVASSYGTLTVDRARARLRAGAAPERALRLVNPTAALQLLPQVHDRLVRSRPGAISRPTWWWTNQVARMLDKDEPLWVLCTEDGDGEVDGWVVYTATHTDTASGEHRAQVSVIDLVGATPEVELALWQAAMAIDLAETVVAQGRPLDDGLPLALVDPRAARLSAVEDETWLRLLDVPTALSARTYGSADAVVLGVDDQLVPGNSGRYRVGPDGAERTEAAVEVEIGVSELASVYLGGTRFAALATAGRVRGDAPALRRADLLFAADRAPWSGTYF
- a CDS encoding 5'-3' exonuclease, coding for MLLDGASLWFRAFHGLPTSLTGPDGRPVNAVRGFTDMVASLVRREHPGRLVVCLDLDWRPRWRVDLVPSYKAHRAVAGTDHTEDAPDELAHQVPVILEVLAAAGIATAGAADMEADDVLGTLAARERTDPVVVVSGDRDLLQVVADDPVPVRVLYVGRGLAKAEMFGPAEVAQRYGVPAGRAGTAYVELALLRGDPSDGLPGVTGIGEKTASRLLLEHGSLAAIRTAVDDPGSSLARGPRARLADARDYLDAALPVVRVVTDAPVQLSGSDVLPDTPVDPAALVALAQRWGLSSSLKRLVDAMAERR
- a CDS encoding pyridoxamine 5'-phosphate oxidase family protein, whose protein sequence is MTHSPADLNADALELLTVRHLATLTTLRSDGSPHVVPVGFTWDPERRLARVITSGTSVKARLAARGGRVAICQVDGARWLTLEGTSSVSDDPAAVADAVARYAARYRQPRVNPARVVVEVAVTRVLGSASLLAP
- the pip gene encoding prolyl aminopeptidase; protein product: MSGDELENHEVPFDEGMLDVGDGNRVHYSQHGDPDGKPVVMVHGGPGSGCTTAMARALHPAYRMVLLDQRGCGLSTPHASDPATDLSVNTTEHLVADLERLRGHLGIERWMLTGGSWGSTLALAYAQRHPERVTEIVLSAITTTRRSEVDWLYRGAGRFFPEQWEAFRDGVDEPDRDGDTPHLLAAYGRLLADPDPRVRQRAAVRWATWEDAVLSTETTGTPNLYGDRPDDALVALARICAHYYGHGAWLEEGALVRAAGRLAGIPGVLVHGRLDLSGPADTAWELARAWPGAELHVVEGAGHKGHPEKRVIMQEAMSRFATRA
- a CDS encoding metallopeptidase TldD-related protein, producing the protein MIPAQDLVESALSQSSADGCVVLVTDASEASLRWANSTMTTNGVSTSRSWAVVSVLGTSVGVVTSTSVDPAEVTAVVRASEEAARAAGPARDAAPLVTGGAEEAGWDGAAAQTDVTVFDTLATELAAGFRGQDVLYGFAEHQLHTTWLGSSTGLRRRFTQPTGSVEVNAKRDGSSAWGGVSTRDFTDVDLPSILADLSTRLGWGRTQVELPAGRYETLLPPSAAADLMIYLAWSMEGRGAQEGHTALSRAGGTRIGEKLTDLPLTLAFDPHAPGLEYAPFVATTHSDDSTSVFDNGLAAERVELVRDGVVNALTYPRAAATEFGAPVAVPGDNLLLTGGSGATIGDMVASTERGLLLTCLWYIREVDPATLLVTGLTRDGVYLVEDGKVIGEVNNFRFNESPLDLLRRVTEVGATERTLAREWKDWFTRTAVGPMRIPDFHMSSTSRAR
- a CDS encoding TldD/PmbA family protein, encoding MSPRAVNPEFLALPLRAVADAGLGRARELGATHADVRVHRLLTQDLSLRDGAVQSAIDSSSVGFAVRVVVDGTWGFASHAELSPAVAVATAERAVQVARALRALNADPVVLAAEVVHGSLDAPSTYVSPYEVDPFTVPTADKVALLGEYCGRLLASDGVDHVSASCLQVKEQTFYADLAGTCTVQQRVRLHPEVEATTVDRSAGAFETMRTLAPPVGRGWEYLGGGTWDWDAELAQIPELLAEKVKAPSVVGGPTDLVIDPSNLWLTIHESIGHATEYDRAIGYEAAYAGTSFATPDLLGTLRYGTDVMHVTADRTTPHGLSSVGWDDDGVSGQDWDLVRDGVLVGYQLDRVFAPRLGLERSNGCSYADSPHHVPIQRMANVSLQPDPVTDTTTEELISRVQDGVYVVGDKSWSIDMQRYNFQFTGQRFYKITDGVLSGQLRDVAYQATTTEFWGSMEAVGGPSTWRLGGAFNCGKAQPGQVAAVSHGCPSALFRGINVLNTRNEAGA